The following are from one region of the Streptomyces decoyicus genome:
- a CDS encoding TetR/AcrR family transcriptional regulator C-terminal domain-containing protein, whose translation MVSRIDRKQVVDTALRLLNEVGLDGLTLRRIAKELHVQAPALYWHFKNKRELLDEMATEMFRRMTGRLVTAGAGAGPDGRTWQETLLDGCRAMRRELLNYRDGGKVFSGTRMTDESYAGPLDGLLRTFTEAGFSLRGAARAWWTAYNYTVGLVIEEQSVHPEPGQPEARDPAYDLADRERRLIEEYPLAALAGEEMFGDIEQNFEAGLGIIVAGIAATLDPDAGSRAGS comes from the coding sequence ATGGTTTCGCGCATCGACCGGAAACAGGTCGTGGACACCGCTCTGCGGCTGCTGAACGAAGTGGGCCTCGACGGGCTCACCCTCCGGCGTATCGCCAAGGAGCTGCACGTCCAGGCCCCCGCGCTGTACTGGCACTTCAAGAACAAGCGGGAGCTGCTGGACGAGATGGCCACCGAGATGTTCCGGCGGATGACCGGGCGGCTGGTGACCGCAGGGGCCGGCGCGGGCCCGGACGGCCGTACCTGGCAGGAGACGCTGCTCGACGGCTGCCGGGCGATGCGCCGCGAGCTGCTCAACTACCGTGACGGCGGCAAGGTCTTCAGCGGCACGCGGATGACCGACGAGAGCTACGCCGGGCCGCTCGACGGCTTGCTGCGCACCTTCACCGAGGCGGGCTTCAGCCTGCGCGGCGCGGCGCGGGCCTGGTGGACGGCGTACAACTACACCGTGGGCCTGGTGATCGAGGAACAGTCGGTCCACCCGGAGCCCGGACAGCCGGAGGCCCGCGACCCGGCCTATGACCTGGCCGACCGCGAGCGGCGCCTCATCGAGGAGTATCCGCTCGCGGCGCTGGCCGGCGAGGAGATGTTCGGCGACATCGAGCAGAACTTCGAGGCCGGGCTGGGCATCATCGTTGCGGGGATCGCGGCCACCCTGGACCCGGACGCGGGGAGTCGAGCGGGGAGTTGA
- a CDS encoding amidohydrolase, with the protein MNHSISRDAGTARTPAGDQLPGALPEALRAELGLFRRDLHMHPELGNQEFRTTAGLKERLERAGLRPRVLAIGTGLICDIGTPDATADGAALAAAPARPLLALRADIDALPIPDTKTVDYASTIPGRAHACGHDVHTSVVLGAGLVLAELARAGALPRPVRLIFQPAEEVLPGGASDAIESGALEGVGRILALHCDPRVDAGRIGIRTGAITSACDRLEVGLDGPGGHTARPHLTTDMVTAASRVALDVPALLSRRVDARAGLAVTWGRLASGHACNVIPQHAELSGTVRCLDLDAWRKAPDLVHAAIDEVAALHGAKSQITYVRGVPPVVNEPVTVQLLHSAMAARRGEGAIEDTEQSLGGEDFSWYLEHVPGAMARLGVHPPADPTRRDLHRGDFDVDELAIKVGVELFTAAALLDGDLPD; encoded by the coding sequence GTGAACCACTCGATCTCCCGCGATGCCGGCACCGCCCGTACTCCCGCCGGGGACCAGCTCCCCGGCGCCCTCCCCGAGGCGCTGCGCGCCGAACTCGGCCTCTTCCGCCGCGACTTGCACATGCATCCCGAGCTCGGCAACCAGGAGTTCCGGACCACCGCGGGGCTCAAGGAACGGCTGGAGCGGGCCGGTCTGCGGCCCCGGGTACTGGCCATCGGCACCGGCCTGATCTGTGACATCGGCACACCGGACGCCACGGCCGACGGAGCGGCGCTCGCCGCGGCCCCCGCGCGCCCCCTGCTGGCCCTGCGCGCGGACATCGACGCGCTGCCCATCCCGGACACCAAGACCGTCGACTACGCCTCGACGATCCCCGGCCGTGCGCACGCCTGCGGCCACGACGTGCACACCTCCGTCGTCCTCGGCGCCGGCCTGGTCCTGGCCGAACTGGCGCGGGCCGGCGCCCTGCCGCGTCCCGTCCGGCTGATCTTCCAGCCCGCCGAGGAGGTGCTGCCGGGCGGCGCCTCCGACGCGATCGAGTCCGGCGCCCTGGAGGGCGTCGGCCGGATCCTCGCCCTCCACTGCGACCCGCGCGTCGACGCCGGCCGGATCGGGATCCGTACGGGAGCGATCACCTCCGCCTGCGACCGGCTGGAGGTCGGGCTGGACGGCCCCGGCGGCCACACCGCCCGCCCGCACCTGACCACCGACATGGTCACCGCCGCGTCCCGGGTCGCCCTGGACGTACCGGCCCTGCTCTCCCGCCGGGTCGACGCCCGCGCCGGCCTCGCCGTGACCTGGGGCCGTCTGGCCTCCGGCCACGCCTGCAATGTGATCCCGCAGCACGCCGAACTCTCCGGCACGGTCCGCTGTCTCGATCTCGACGCCTGGCGGAAGGCACCGGACCTGGTGCACGCGGCGATCGACGAGGTGGCCGCGCTGCACGGCGCGAAGTCGCAGATCACCTACGTCCGCGGGGTGCCGCCGGTGGTCAACGAGCCGGTCACCGTCCAGCTGCTGCACTCCGCGATGGCCGCCCGCCGTGGCGAGGGCGCCATCGAGGACACCGAGCAGTCCCTCGGCGGGGAGGACTTCTCCTGGTACCTCGAACATGTCCCCGGTGCCATGGCCCGCCTCGGCGTCCACCCGCCCGCCGACCCGACGCGCCGGGATCTGCACCGCGGAGACTTCGATGTGGACGAGCTGGCGATCAAGGTCGGCGTCGAACTCTTCACCGCAGCGGCGCTCCTCGACGGGGATCTGCCGGACTGA
- a CDS encoding BMP family lipoprotein produces MRRVIRIAAAATATAGLALTATACGQSFAEANRAKHAGVGLAFDIGGRDDHSFNEAAARGAENAKKKLGVNVKMLTAKNGETEADREQRLTSFAEAGYNPVIGVGFAYSQSVQNVAKDFPDTTFGVVDAVPEGKNVDAMVFAEHEGSYLAGVAAALKSKTHKVGFIGGVNNALIQKFQAGFEQGVRDTDPKAKVTSQYLYPNNDKGFNDPAAAKAKAGGMLDSDIDVIYSAAGQSGAGTIEAVSKVKGAWAIGVDSDQYQQPGLARYKNRILTSVVKNVDVAVFDLIKSVEDHKPLTGIHAYDLKHSGVSLATSGGFIKDIQPQIDAARKKIIEGKVKVKETP; encoded by the coding sequence GTGCGTCGGGTCATCAGGATTGCCGCCGCGGCCACCGCCACCGCGGGCCTCGCGCTCACCGCCACCGCGTGCGGTCAGAGCTTTGCCGAGGCCAATCGCGCCAAACACGCGGGGGTCGGGCTGGCCTTCGACATCGGCGGCCGGGACGACCACTCGTTCAACGAAGCGGCCGCCCGCGGTGCGGAGAACGCGAAGAAGAAGCTGGGCGTCAACGTCAAGATGCTCACCGCCAAGAACGGCGAGACCGAGGCGGACCGCGAACAGCGGCTCACCTCCTTCGCCGAGGCCGGCTACAACCCGGTCATCGGCGTCGGCTTCGCCTACAGCCAGTCCGTGCAGAACGTCGCCAAGGACTTCCCCGACACCACCTTCGGTGTCGTGGACGCCGTGCCGGAGGGCAAGAACGTCGATGCGATGGTCTTCGCCGAGCACGAGGGCTCGTACCTGGCCGGCGTCGCGGCCGCGCTGAAGAGCAAGACCCACAAGGTGGGCTTCATCGGTGGCGTGAACAACGCACTGATCCAGAAGTTCCAGGCCGGGTTCGAGCAGGGGGTCCGCGACACCGACCCGAAGGCCAAGGTCACGTCGCAGTACCTCTACCCGAACAACGACAAGGGCTTCAACGACCCGGCCGCCGCCAAGGCCAAGGCCGGCGGCATGCTCGACAGCGATATCGACGTGATCTACTCCGCGGCCGGGCAGTCGGGCGCCGGAACGATCGAGGCGGTCAGCAAGGTCAAGGGCGCCTGGGCGATCGGTGTCGACTCCGACCAGTACCAGCAGCCCGGTCTGGCCCGCTACAAGAACCGCATCCTCACCTCGGTGGTGAAGAACGTCGACGTGGCGGTCTTCGACCTGATCAAGAGCGTCGAGGACCACAAGCCGCTGACCGGCATCCACGCCTACGACCTCAAGCACAGCGGTGTCTCGCTCGCCACCTCGGGCGGCTTCATCAAGGACATCCAGCCGCAGATCGACGCGGCCCGGAAGAAGATCATCGAGGGCAAGGTGAAGGTCAAGGAGACGCCGTAG
- a CDS encoding N-acetylneuraminate synthase family protein, with amino-acid sequence MSSNSRLRTLGSREAGPGRPVYVTGEIGINHNGDLENAFALIDAAADAGCDAVKFQKRTPEICTPRDQWDIERDTPWGRMTYIDYRHRVEFDEDGYRAIDEYCKKRGIAWFASPWDVESVAFLEKFDVPCYKVASASLTDDELLRAMRATGRTVILSTGMSTPKQIRHAVEVLGSENILLCHATSTYPAKAEELNLRMINTLQDEYPNVPIGYSGHETGLQTTLAAVALGATFVERHITLDRAMWGSDQAASVEPGGLSRLVRDIRTIEESLGDGVKKVYESELGPMKKLRRVTGVVAEAEAGAEPAAV; translated from the coding sequence ATGAGCAGCAACTCCCGCCTCCGCACCCTCGGCTCCCGCGAGGCCGGCCCCGGCCGCCCCGTCTACGTCACCGGCGAGATCGGCATCAACCACAACGGCGACCTGGAGAACGCCTTCGCGCTGATCGACGCCGCCGCCGACGCCGGCTGTGACGCCGTCAAGTTCCAGAAGCGGACCCCGGAGATCTGCACCCCGCGCGACCAGTGGGACATCGAGCGCGACACCCCCTGGGGCCGGATGACCTACATCGACTACCGCCACCGCGTGGAGTTCGACGAGGACGGCTACCGCGCCATCGACGAGTACTGCAAGAAGCGCGGCATCGCCTGGTTCGCCTCCCCGTGGGACGTCGAGTCCGTCGCCTTCCTGGAGAAGTTCGACGTGCCCTGCTACAAGGTCGCCTCCGCCTCGCTCACCGACGACGAGCTGCTGCGTGCCATGCGCGCCACCGGCCGCACCGTCATCCTCTCGACGGGCATGTCCACCCCCAAGCAGATCCGGCACGCCGTCGAGGTCCTGGGCAGCGAGAACATCCTGCTCTGCCACGCCACCAGCACCTACCCGGCCAAGGCCGAGGAGCTCAACCTGCGGATGATCAACACCCTCCAGGACGAGTACCCCAACGTCCCGATCGGCTACAGCGGCCACGAGACCGGCCTGCAGACCACCCTCGCCGCGGTCGCCCTCGGCGCCACCTTCGTCGAGCGCCACATCACCCTCGACCGTGCGATGTGGGGCTCCGACCAGGCCGCCTCCGTCGAGCCCGGCGGCCTGTCCCGCCTGGTCCGCGACATCCGCACCATCGAGGAGTCCCTCGGTGACGGCGTCAAGAAGGTCTACGAGAGCGAGCTCGGCCCGATGAAGAAGCTGCGCCGTGTCACCGGCGTGGTCGCCGAGGCCGAGGCCGGCGCCGAGCCGGCGGCGGTCTGA
- a CDS encoding DUF6716 putative glycosyltransferase, translated as MLADSDTRWKWGALTAYRIQSDIRLDGYLLRGRATPTVRQLDEVGARADSLREIRGVDFVRSLDRTVCDVVVLACVGGAVQAMLHGLGRAWQGAERRPAVVTGYVGVVYEKLADGLLLRHGADVVLANSRHDADRFREVYRGVGADDGSVVECALPFLGGDRYRRDGDTGAQHRYTVVFAAQPSVPESRADRTYLLRRAVEHARRHPDREVLIKLRSKPGEHTTHIEELPYQKLATKAPGGLPANCRLVYGNMGEVLDRTDLMVTVSSTAALESLHRGIPTAVLTDLGIREVLGNHHFLGSGCLASWDELDAGHRPEPDADWLARQGVAAAGDYEQAFDAARARVTALRTADRLPPLTPYYTARTAPGYLPGILARHGLDPHGAPVAGHTDAPEETGGLRRVARETVREAARGAYRHGVQRVAPAIRRWGQL; from the coding sequence GTGCTCGCCGACTCGGATACCCGATGGAAATGGGGCGCTTTGACAGCGTACCGAATCCAATCGGACATCCGGCTCGACGGCTACCTTCTCCGCGGCCGCGCCACTCCCACGGTCCGCCAGCTCGACGAGGTCGGCGCCCGTGCGGACTCGCTGCGCGAAATCAGGGGCGTCGACTTCGTCCGGTCCCTCGACCGTACGGTCTGCGACGTCGTCGTGCTGGCCTGTGTCGGCGGAGCGGTGCAGGCGATGCTGCACGGCCTCGGCCGCGCCTGGCAGGGTGCCGAGCGCCGCCCCGCCGTCGTCACCGGCTACGTCGGTGTGGTCTACGAGAAGCTCGCCGACGGGCTGCTGCTACGGCACGGCGCGGATGTCGTCCTCGCCAACTCCCGGCACGACGCGGACCGGTTCCGCGAGGTCTACCGCGGGGTCGGCGCCGACGACGGCAGCGTCGTCGAATGCGCCCTGCCGTTCCTCGGCGGCGACCGCTACCGCCGCGACGGCGACACCGGCGCGCAGCACCGCTACACCGTGGTGTTCGCCGCCCAGCCCTCCGTCCCGGAGAGCCGCGCGGACCGGACCTACCTGCTGCGCCGGGCCGTGGAGCACGCCCGCAGGCACCCGGACCGCGAGGTGCTGATCAAGCTCCGCAGCAAGCCGGGCGAGCACACCACCCATATCGAGGAGCTGCCCTACCAGAAGCTCGCCACGAAGGCGCCCGGCGGACTGCCCGCCAACTGCCGCCTGGTGTACGGCAACATGGGCGAGGTCCTGGACCGCACCGACCTGATGGTGACGGTCAGCTCGACCGCCGCCCTGGAGTCGCTGCACCGCGGCATCCCCACCGCCGTCCTCACCGACCTCGGTATCCGCGAGGTCCTCGGCAACCACCACTTCCTCGGCTCCGGCTGCCTCGCCTCCTGGGACGAGCTGGACGCCGGGCACCGCCCGGAGCCCGACGCCGACTGGCTCGCCCGGCAGGGCGTCGCCGCCGCCGGGGACTACGAGCAGGCCTTCGACGCGGCCCGCGCCCGGGTCACCGCGCTGCGCACCGCCGACCGGCTGCCGCCCCTCACCCCGTACTACACAGCCCGTACCGCCCCCGGCTACCTCCCCGGCATCCTCGCCCGGCACGGCCTGGACCCGCACGGGGCGCCGGTCGCCGGCCATACGGACGCCCCCGAGGAGACCGGCGGACTGCGCCGGGTCGCCCGCGAGACGGTCCGCGAGGCCGCCCGCGGCGCCTACCGCCACGGCGTCCAGCGCGTCGCCCCCGCCATCCGCCGCTGGGGGCAGCTGTGA
- a CDS encoding acyltransferase family protein, which translates to MSTPQLTTGAPPVAPDLLTTAPRPAIRGRSRGGPSRLRALDGLRLLAALMVAAYHYGGRNGEIAQAWGGSPAHQFPTAAPLFAYGCLGVQIFFVISGFVICLSGWGRTLRAFIASRVSRLYPAYWAAILLVTAVFALPWVAFEALAPSEVLTNLTMLQQPLGVDRVLGVCWTLWAEMRFYALFALCVVLPGATRRRVVLFCAGWTLAAALAQAAHQPFLDTVLMPEYAPFFIGGVGLYLLHRYGARDPIAWAIVLVSWLIGQHYAVAGLWHAPSATAFSYRSTAVIIAVVTLGFALVSAVALGNLHWANWRWLTVAGALTYPFYLVHEHLGWVVVRALHHGIGLPSYATLVLTVALMLLLAWVLHRFIERPLTPVLKRSIDPRR; encoded by the coding sequence ATGAGCACGCCCCAGCTGACGACCGGCGCGCCGCCCGTCGCGCCGGATCTCCTCACCACCGCTCCCCGGCCCGCGATACGGGGGCGCAGCCGCGGCGGACCCTCGCGGCTGCGCGCCCTGGACGGGCTGCGGCTGCTCGCCGCGCTGATGGTCGCCGCGTACCACTACGGGGGCCGCAACGGCGAGATAGCCCAGGCCTGGGGCGGCTCGCCCGCCCACCAATTCCCCACTGCCGCACCGCTGTTCGCCTACGGCTGCCTGGGCGTGCAGATCTTCTTCGTGATCAGCGGCTTCGTGATCTGCCTCAGCGGCTGGGGACGGACGCTGCGCGCGTTCATCGCCTCCCGCGTCTCCCGCCTCTACCCGGCCTACTGGGCCGCGATCCTGCTGGTCACCGCGGTCTTCGCGCTCCCCTGGGTCGCCTTCGAGGCGCTGGCTCCCAGCGAGGTGCTGACCAATCTGACCATGCTCCAGCAGCCGTTGGGCGTGGACCGGGTGCTCGGGGTGTGCTGGACCCTCTGGGCGGAGATGCGCTTCTACGCCCTCTTCGCGCTCTGCGTCGTACTGCCCGGCGCCACCCGCCGCCGGGTGGTGCTGTTCTGCGCGGGCTGGACGCTGGCCGCCGCGCTGGCGCAGGCCGCCCACCAGCCCTTCCTCGACACCGTACTGATGCCGGAGTACGCCCCGTTCTTCATCGGCGGGGTGGGCCTGTACCTGCTGCACCGCTACGGCGCCCGCGATCCGATCGCCTGGGCGATAGTGCTGGTCAGCTGGCTGATCGGCCAGCATTACGCGGTCGCGGGGCTGTGGCACGCACCGTCGGCCACCGCGTTCTCCTACCGCTCGACGGCAGTCATCATCGCCGTCGTCACGCTCGGCTTCGCCCTGGTCTCGGCGGTCGCGCTGGGCAACCTGCACTGGGCGAACTGGCGTTGGCTGACCGTGGCCGGCGCGCTGACCTACCCGTTCTACCTCGTGCACGAGCATCTGGGCTGGGTCGTGGTGCGGGCGCTGCACCACGGCATCGGCCTGCCCTCGTACGCGACGCTGGTGCTGACCGTCGCTCTGATGCTGCTGCTCGCGTGGGTGCTGCACCGCTTCATAGAGCGCCCGCTCACACCCGTGCTGAAGCGGTCGATCGACCCACGGCGCTGA
- a CDS encoding glycosyltransferase family 2 protein, translating into MVKLSVIVPFYNVQTYAPDTLKSLAANAREDFEFLLVDDCSRDETPEILARAERELPGARLLRHEQNGGLATARNTGLDEARGEYVTFLDGDDWLAPGYYPELLGVMEESGCDFVRTDHVQCTARARTVHRVPHGRRGVVMDPREVILPADRSTSVDYAFAWAGMYHRRLLDEGVLHFRDGLRTAEDRPWIWRLHREAKSMAVVGLLGVFYRRGVASSLTQIGDVRQLDFIRAFDQVIEETAQDRDADLLLPKAVRTYCAIISHHLGSIERFEPQVARKLRAMSAAAMKRMPQDVLKEALDSMDVQRASRLRRLRRRPVPAEVAA; encoded by the coding sequence GTGGTTAAGCTCTCCGTCATCGTGCCGTTCTACAACGTGCAGACATACGCGCCCGACACCCTGAAAAGCCTGGCGGCCAATGCCCGTGAGGACTTTGAATTCCTGCTCGTCGACGACTGTTCCCGCGACGAGACCCCGGAGATCCTCGCGCGCGCCGAGCGTGAGCTGCCGGGCGCCAGACTCCTGCGGCACGAACAGAACGGCGGCCTGGCCACCGCCCGGAACACCGGCCTGGACGAGGCCCGCGGCGAGTACGTCACCTTCCTGGACGGCGACGACTGGCTCGCCCCCGGCTACTACCCCGAACTCCTCGGCGTCATGGAGGAGTCGGGATGTGACTTCGTCCGTACCGACCATGTCCAGTGCACCGCCCGCGCACGCACCGTGCACCGTGTCCCGCACGGCCGGCGCGGGGTGGTGATGGACCCGCGCGAGGTGATCCTGCCCGCCGACCGCTCCACCTCCGTCGACTACGCCTTCGCCTGGGCCGGGATGTACCACCGCCGGCTGCTGGACGAGGGGGTGCTGCATTTCCGGGACGGGCTGCGCACCGCGGAGGACCGCCCGTGGATCTGGCGGCTGCACCGCGAGGCGAAGTCCATGGCGGTGGTCGGGCTGCTCGGCGTTTTCTACCGGCGCGGAGTGGCGTCCTCACTGACCCAGATCGGAGATGTGCGGCAATTGGACTTCATTCGCGCTTTCGATCAGGTGATCGAGGAAACGGCACAGGACCGCGATGCCGATCTTCTGCTGCCGAAGGCGGTGCGCACGTATTGCGCGATCATTTCCCACCATCTCGGTTCGATCGAACGTTTCGAACCGCAGGTCGCCCGTAAATTGCGCGCGATGAGCGCCGCGGCCATGAAACGCATGCCGCAGGACGTACTGAAGGAAGCCCTGGATTCGATGGATGTGCAGCGCGCGTCCCGGCTGCGGCGACTGCGCCGTCGCCCTGTCCCGGCGGAGGTCGCCGCCTGA
- a CDS encoding polysialyltransferase family glycosyltransferase, whose product MSTRPRTQIFMASTLYGAATLAAALDADCFAPADRRLLLLSNNATTPETTASLDTMPGFERLRGRFDRVLSWNETISPFHPGGWSPRSDDVPLWERHLRLLWGLGDDHIELVVESIQVNPALAIAQLFPDAPIDVYADGLMSYGPTRNKLDPLIGTRINRLLHLDLVPGLTPLLLTEFDVAPQTVPTDAFTKVLAELCDASGEVAAPEGAALLLGQYLSALGILTPEEEEELHVRMVRGAAERGHREIVFKPHPSAPARWSRLLEREAEKLDVALTVLDSPVLAEVLYQRMRPELVVGCFSTALLTAATFYGLPTARTGTGLLLERLTPYQNSNRIPVTIVDALVPDLGDRSEHPRAFATAGSIEGLVTAVGYAMQHQIYPQLRPSAERYLATRLDQVTWRYFKRRRLTALALPGALPSQLSFIPRNATVRRVARRARAVQRRLKKRAAFG is encoded by the coding sequence ATGTCCACCCGACCGCGTACCCAGATCTTCATGGCGTCCACGCTCTACGGTGCGGCGACGCTCGCCGCTGCGCTGGACGCCGACTGCTTCGCGCCTGCCGACCGCCGGCTGCTGCTGCTCAGCAACAACGCGACCACCCCGGAGACCACCGCGTCGCTGGACACCATGCCCGGCTTCGAGCGGCTGCGCGGCCGCTTCGACCGGGTGCTGTCGTGGAACGAGACGATCAGCCCGTTCCACCCCGGGGGCTGGTCGCCGCGCTCGGACGACGTCCCGCTGTGGGAGCGGCATCTGCGGCTGCTGTGGGGCCTGGGCGACGACCACATCGAGCTGGTCGTGGAGTCGATCCAGGTCAACCCGGCGCTGGCGATCGCCCAGCTGTTCCCGGACGCGCCGATCGATGTCTACGCCGACGGGCTGATGAGCTACGGGCCCACCCGCAACAAGCTCGACCCGCTCATCGGCACGCGCATCAACCGGCTGCTGCATCTGGATCTGGTGCCGGGCCTGACGCCGCTGCTGCTCACCGAGTTCGACGTCGCGCCGCAGACCGTGCCGACCGACGCCTTCACCAAGGTGCTGGCCGAACTCTGTGACGCCAGTGGCGAGGTGGCGGCCCCCGAGGGCGCCGCGCTGCTGCTCGGCCAGTACCTCTCCGCGCTGGGGATCCTCACCCCCGAGGAGGAAGAGGAGCTCCATGTGCGGATGGTGCGCGGCGCCGCCGAGCGCGGCCACCGCGAGATCGTCTTCAAACCGCACCCGTCCGCGCCGGCCCGCTGGTCGCGGCTGCTGGAGCGGGAGGCCGAGAAGCTGGACGTCGCGCTGACCGTGCTGGACAGCCCGGTCCTGGCCGAGGTGCTCTACCAGCGGATGCGGCCGGAGCTGGTCGTCGGCTGCTTCTCCACCGCGCTGCTGACGGCAGCCACGTTCTACGGCCTGCCCACCGCGCGGACCGGCACCGGGCTGCTGCTGGAGCGGCTCACGCCGTACCAGAACAGCAACCGCATCCCGGTCACGATCGTGGACGCGCTGGTGCCCGACCTGGGCGACCGCAGCGAGCACCCGCGCGCCTTCGCGACCGCCGGGAGCATCGAGGGCCTGGTCACCGCGGTCGGCTATGCGATGCAGCACCAGATCTATCCGCAGCTGCGGCCGTCCGCCGAGCGCTACCTCGCGACCCGTCTCGACCAGGTCACCTGGCGCTACTTCAAGCGCCGCCGGCTGACCGCGCTGGCGCTGCCCGGCGCGCTCCCGTCCCAGCTGTCGTTCATTCCGCGCAATGCCACCGTGCGCAGGGTCGCGCGCCGGGCGCGTGCGGTGCAGCGGCGGCTGAAGAAGCGGGCCGCGTTCGGATGA
- a CDS encoding acylneuraminate cytidylyltransferase has translation MPPNPQSSPPTVVAVIPARGGSKGVPAKNLAAVGGVPLVARAVRECRAARLVTDVVVSTDDAGIAAAARGAGAVVVRRPGDIAGDTATSEAAVLHAMDAYEAEHGTRVDAVLLVQCTSPFLVREDIDSVAAAVVEGGADSALTVAPFHGFVWRDAADDADVSPAPAERPVAATVPAQPTATAPAALTTTGGYGVNHDKSFRPRRQDRPQDLLETGAAYAMEAAGFRAGGHRFFGRTELVRTDPARVLEIDDPHDLARARALAPLLDAPRPGALPTLDDIDAVVLDFDGTQTDDRVLIDADGREIVAVHRGDGLGIAALRKAELKLLILSTETNPVVAARARKLRVPVLHGIDRKDLALKQWCEEAGIAPERVLYVGNDVNDLPCFDLVGWPVAVAGAHDVVRGAARAVTATPGGSGAIREIAAWLLGPSL, from the coding sequence ATGCCGCCGAACCCGCAGAGCAGCCCGCCGACCGTGGTCGCCGTCATCCCCGCCCGCGGCGGATCCAAGGGCGTGCCCGCCAAGAACCTCGCCGCCGTCGGGGGAGTGCCCCTGGTGGCCCGCGCGGTCCGCGAATGCCGCGCCGCCCGCCTGGTCACCGATGTCGTGGTGTCCACCGACGACGCCGGGATAGCGGCCGCGGCCCGCGGCGCCGGAGCGGTCGTCGTACGGCGCCCCGGCGACATCGCGGGCGACACCGCCACCAGCGAGGCCGCCGTCCTGCACGCCATGGACGCCTACGAGGCCGAGCACGGCACCCGGGTCGACGCGGTGCTGCTGGTCCAGTGCACCAGCCCCTTCCTCGTCCGCGAGGACATCGACTCGGTGGCCGCCGCGGTCGTCGAGGGCGGCGCCGACAGCGCGCTGACCGTGGCCCCGTTCCACGGCTTCGTCTGGCGCGACGCCGCCGATGACGCGGACGTGAGCCCGGCTCCCGCCGAGCGGCCCGTGGCCGCCACGGTCCCCGCGCAGCCCACCGCCACCGCCCCGGCCGCCCTCACCACCACCGGCGGCTACGGCGTCAACCACGACAAGTCCTTCCGGCCGCGCCGCCAGGACCGCCCCCAGGACCTGCTGGAGACCGGCGCCGCCTACGCCATGGAAGCGGCCGGCTTCCGCGCCGGCGGCCACCGCTTCTTCGGCCGCACCGAACTCGTGCGCACCGACCCCGCCCGGGTGCTGGAGATCGACGACCCGCACGACCTGGCCCGCGCCCGCGCGCTCGCGCCGCTGCTGGACGCCCCGCGGCCCGGCGCACTGCCGACCCTCGACGACATCGACGCCGTCGTCCTCGACTTCGACGGCACCCAGACCGACGACCGGGTGCTGATCGACGCCGACGGACGGGAGATCGTCGCGGTGCACCGCGGCGACGGCCTCGGCATCGCCGCCCTACGCAAGGCGGAGCTGAAGCTGCTGATCCTTTCCACCGAGACCAACCCGGTCGTCGCCGCACGGGCCCGCAAGCTGCGGGTGCCCGTCCTGCACGGCATCGACCGCAAGGACCTCGCCCTCAAGCAGTGGTGCGAGGAAGCGGGCATCGCGCCCGAGCGCGTGCTCTACGTCGGCAACGACGTCAACGACCTCCCGTGCTTCGACCTCGTCGGCTGGCCCGTGGCGGTCGCCGGGGCGCACGACGTGGTGCGCGGCGCGGCCCGCGCGGTCACCGCGACGCCCGGAGGCAGCGGCGCGATCCGAGAGATCGCCGCCTGGCTGCTGGGCCCGTCCCTGTAA